The following proteins are co-located in the Doryrhamphus excisus isolate RoL2022-K1 chromosome 3, RoL_Dexc_1.0, whole genome shotgun sequence genome:
- the chd3 gene encoding chromodomain-helicase-DNA-binding protein 3 isoform X5 produces the protein MSCPLRACEEDEDTALHCEGGGFDEDDDGDFLDRRSDINSPAAPRQTASAPDKEADLSDREIPCKKKGRPKKKKEAKKKDKEGKPVKAKKRKKIDSDVERDSDRDFGENSDSVASDYGSGEKKKKKKHKERKEKKTKKKKKDDGDRDSSQEETTKQPVEQKTSAQLAKEWGLEDVDHTFSQEDYRELTNYKAFSQFMRPMIAKKNPKIPMSKMMTILGAKWREFSSNNPFKGNAAAVAAAAAAAAIAVAEQVSAVTASPEPPLPPQPPPIRKAKTKEGKGPGYKKRSKSPRVPDKKKALAAAKAKKMAPIRIKLSPICTKRKKSCSSDDMDEDESEQEDSSVHSSSIRSDSSGRMKKNKRGRPAKKKKKIAGEEEADGYETDHQDYCEVCQQGGEIILCDTCPRAYHLVCLEPELDKAPEGKWSCPHCEKEGIQWEAKDEDFEDFEEDMEDRTISEVGVGVPVGAEEDDDHMEFCRCPPIKGRVQKILHWRWGEPPPPIPVPPAPDVPPDEPLPPPMKGRAEREFFVKLVAQSYWHCTWITELQLEIFHSVMYRNYQRKTDMDEPPSLDYGSGGEDENGMGKSEKRRAKDPQYAILEDKYYRYGIKPEWMMIHRIINHSLDKKGIYHYLVKWRDLTYDQCTWERDDMDIPDFAIYKTAYWRHRDSIMKEDPDKPRRMRSKNQDDEDQSPASPVTDPTIKYEEQPDFVTSTGGTLHLYQMEGLNWLRFSWAQGTDTILADEMGLGKTIQTIVFLYSLFKEGHTKGPFLVSAPLSTIINWEREFEMWAPDFYVVTYTGDKDSRAIIRENEFSFDDLAVKGGKKSFKMRRETPIKFHVLLTSYELVTIDQTALKSIDWACLVVDEAHRLKNNQSKFFRRLNDYKIDHKLLLTGTPLQNNLEELFHLLNFLTPNRFNNLDGFLEEFADISKEDQIKKLHDLLGPHMLRRLKADVFKNMPAKTELIVRVELSPMQKKYYKLILTKNFEALNSKGGGNQVSLLNIMMDLKKCCNHPYLFPVASMEAQKTPNGAYEGSALTKASGKLTLLQKMLRKLKEQGHRVLVFSQMTKMLDLLEDFLDYEGYKYERIDGGITGALRQEAIDRFNAPGACQFCFLLSTRAGGLGINLATADTVVIFDSDWNPHNDIQAFSRAHRIGQANKVMIYRFVTRASVEERITQVAKRKMMLTHLVVRPGLGSKAGSMTKQELDDILKFGTEELFKDEGEGMKNSSGDKGEDEGNVIHYDSTAIERLLDRSQDATDDTDVQNMNEYLSSFKVAQYMVREEDKIEEIEREIIKQEENVDPDYWEKLLRHHYEQQQEDLASKLGKGKRNRKPVNYNDAAQEDQEWHADISDNQSEYSVGSEEEDEDFDDRPEGRRQSRRQLRNEKDKPLPPLLARVGGNLEVLGFNTRQRKAFLNAVMRWGMPSQDAFSSQWLVRDLRGKTEKEFKAYVSLFMRHLCEPVADGAETFADGVPREGLCRQPVLTRIGVMSLVKKKIQEFEHINGRWSLPELKPEVSVDKSSSSRASSPTVKTTTPTPTDASSNNTPCTSKPATPAPTDKPEKNGKEAEKEEKEDGEAQTDRDGVKEKDEGKDEDANKSEEGEELSSSQTASPDPKREANEEANSNEEEKKETSGSPTDERSTQEKNAAESKQTIKPEERSKDGKADGEKADEKREKDTEKPDRTLSQGADVTDAKKEDVKSDKDAGKEIKEAKVDVAQGNGKTPAERPRFMFNIADGGFTELHTLWQNEERAAISSGKMSEIWHRRHDFWLLAGIVIHGYARWQDIQNDPQFAIVNEPFKSQANKGNFLEMKNKFLARRFKLLEQALVIEEQLRRAAYLNMTQDPSHPAMALNARFAEVECLAESHQHLSKESLAGNKPANAVLHKVLNQLEELLSDMKADVTRLPATLARVPPIAARLQMSERSILSRLASKGMETHTPQPIPPGPYATPQNYGAPFTPAHLLGGANYSHMPPGSFISEAAAAAAAAAAGATGEAAGGATAVGVCQKTKEHDVVQRQRVVDLWKDGKSEGAIGLELRMPKSTVHSIIVKYRLSNTVENLPRNGRPKKP, from the exons ATGTCCTGTCCTCTCCGGGCCTGTGAGGAAGACGAGGACACGGCGCTTCATTGCGAGGGAGGCGGCTTCGATGAAGACGACGACGGAGACTTTTTAGACCGGAGAAGCGACATCAACTCGCCGGCGGCGCCTCGGCAAACTGCATCCGCGCCAG ACAAAGAGGCGGACTTATCAGACAGGGAGATCCCGTGCAAAAAGAAAGGACgaccgaagaagaagaaggaggccaagaagaaagacaaagaggGCAAACCTGTCAAAGCTAAAAAACGCAAAAAGATA GACAGCGATGTAGAGAGGGACTCGGACCGAGACTTTGGTGAGAACTCTGATAGCGTCGCCAGCGACTATGGATCAGgtgagaaaaagaagaagaagaagcataaagaaaggaaggagaagaaaaccaagaagaagaaaaaggacgATGGCGACCGAGACAGCAGTCAGGAAGAGACAACAAag CAGCCCGTAGAGCAGAAGACCTCCGCCCAGCTGGCCAAGGAGTGGGGTCTGGAGGATGTAGATCATACCTTCAGTCAGGAAGACTACAGGGAACTCACCAATTACAAAGCCTTCAGTCAGTTCATGAG GCCCATGATCGCCAAGAAGAACCCTAAGATCCCCATGTCCAAGATGATGACCATTCTGGGGGCCAAATGGAGGGAGTTCAGCTCCAACAACCCTTTCAAAGGCAACGCAGCTGCAGTCGCTGcagctgccgccgccgccgccattgCTGTCGCCGAGCAGGTCTCCGCGGTGACCGCTTCGCCTGAGCCACCGCTGCCACCGCAGCCGCCACCCATTCGGAAGGCTAAAACGAAAGAGGGCAAAG GCCCAGGTTACAAAAAGCGCAGTAAAAGTCCTCGAGTCCCGGACAAGAAAAAGGCTTTGGCTGCAGCCAAGGCTAAAAAGATGGCACCCATTCGAATCAAGCTTTCGCCGATATGCACTAAGAGGAAGAAGAGCTGCTCT AGTGACGACATGGACGAGGATGAATCCGAACAGGAAGACTCCAGCGTTCACAGCTCCTCCATTCGATCCGACAGCTCCGGTCGCATGAAGAAGAATAAGCGAGGGCGGCCAgccaagaaaaagaagaaaa TCGCAGGTGAGGAGGAGGCGGATGGCTATGAGACGGACCATCAGGACTACTGTGAGGTGTGTCAGCAGGGTGGCGAGATCATTCTGTGCGACACGTGTCCACGAGCTTACCACCTCGTGTGCCTGGAACCCGAGCTGGACAAGGCCCCTGAGGGCAAGTGGAGCTGCCCTCACTGC gaaaaagaAGGAATCCAATGGGAAGCAAAAGATGAGGACTTTGAGGACTTTGAAGAGGACATGGAGGATAGAACCATCTCAGAGGTCGGGGTCGGTGTCCCCGTCGGCGCGGAGGAGGACGACGACCACATGGAGTTCTGTCGG TGTCCACCGATTAAAGGACGGGTCCAGAAGATTCTTCACTGGAGGTGGGGTGAGCCCCCACCTCCAATTCCCGTGCCACCTGCTCCTGATGTCCCACCCGATGAACCTCTGCCGCCACCCATGAAGGGCAGAGCTGAGCGGGAATTCTTTGTCAAGTTGGTGGCCCAGTCCTACTGGCACTGCACGTGGATCACTGAGCTGCAG TTGGAGATCTTCCACTCGGTGATGTACAGAAACTACCAGAGGAAGACAGACATGGATGAACCCCCAAGTTTGGACTACGGCTCGGGTGGAGAGGATGAGAACGGCATGGGAAAGAGCGAGAAGCGGAGGGCTAAAGACCCGCAGTACGCCATCTTGGAAGACAAGTACTACAGATACGGCATCAAGCCTGAGTGGATGATGATCCATCGCATCATCAACCACAG TCTGGACAAGAAGGGCATTTACCACTACCTGGTTAAGTGGAGAGACCTGACCTATGACCAGTGTACCTGGGAACGGGACGACATGGACATCCCTGACTTTGCCATTTACAAGACCGCCTACTGGAGACACAG GGACTCCATCATGAAAGAAGACCCAGACAAaccaaggaggatgaggagcaaGAATCAGGATGATGAAGACCAGTCTCCCGCTTCACCAGTCACCGAT CCTACAATCAAATACGAGGAGCAGCCAGATTTTGTGACGTCGACGGGCGGGACTCTGCACCTGTACCAAATGGAGGGACTCAACTGGCTTCGCTTTTCCTGGGCTCAGGGCACCGACACCATCCTGGCTGACGAGATGGGTCTCGGCAAGACCATTCAGACCATTGTTTTCCTCTATTCTCTCTTTAAAGAG GGTCACACAAAGGGTCCCTTCCTGGTCAGCGCTCCACTCTCCACCATCATCAACTGGGAGCGGGAGTTTGAGATGTGGGCACCCGACTTCTACGTGGTGACGTACACTGGTGACAAGGACAGCCGAGCCATCATCAGAGAGAACGAGTTCTCCTTCGATGACTTGGCTGTCAAAGGAGGCAAGAAGTCCTTCAAGATGAGG AGAGAGACTCCTATTAAGTTCCACGTGCTGCTGACCTCCTACGAGCTGGTGACCATCGACCAGACGGCGCTGAAGTCCATCGACTGGGCGTGTCTGGTGGTGGACGAGGCTCACCGccttaaaaacaaccaatcCAAG TTTTTCAGGCGCCTGAATGACTACAAGATTGACCACAAGCTGCTGCTGACAGGAACGCCGCTGCAGAACAATCTGGAGGAGCTTTTTCACCTGCTCAACTTCCTCACGCCCAACCGCTTCAA CAACCTCGACGGCTTCCTGGAGGAGTTTGCGGACATCTCCAAGGAAGATCAAATCAAGAAACTCCATGATCTGCTGGGTCCTCACATGCTGCGGAGGTTGAAAGCCGACGTCTTCAAGAACATGCCCGCCAAGACTGAGTTGATTGTGCGAGTGGAGCTGAGCCCTATGCAGAA AAAATACTACAAGCTCATTCTCACCAAGAACTTTGAAGCTCTGAACTCAAAAGGCGGAGGAAATCAGGTCTCCCTGCTCAATATCATGATGGATTTGAAGAAGTGCTGCAACCACCCCTACCTCTTCCCTGTCGCCTCCATG GAAGCCCAGAAAACACCCAATGGTGCATATGAGGGTTCTGCCCTCACAAAGGCTTCAGGGAAACTGACGCTGTTGCAGAAGATGCTGAGGAAACTAAAGGAGCAGGGACACAGAGTTCTGGTCTTCTCACAG ATGACTAAAATGCTGGACTTACTCGAAGACTTCCTGGATTACGAGGGTTATAAGTATGAAAGGATCGACGGAGGCATCACAGGAGCACTGAGGCAGGAGGCCATCGACCGATTCAATG CTCCAGGTGCTTGTCAGTTTTGTTTCCTGCTCTCCACCAGAGCTGGAGGTTTGGGAATCAACTTGGCAACAGCAGACACCGTAGTCATATTCGACTCAGACTGGAACCCTCACAACGACATACAG GCCTTCAGTCGAGCTCACCGCATCGGGCAGGCCAACAAGGTGATGATCTACCGCTTTGTGACACGAGCCAGCGTAGAGGAACGCATCACACAGGTGGCCAAGAGGAAGATGATGCTGACTCACCTGGTGGTCCGGCCAGGCCTGGGATCCAAAGCTGGCTCCATGACCAAGCAGGAACTGGATGACATCCTCAAGTTCGGAACAGAGGAGCTATTCAAAGACGAAGGAGAAG GTATGAAGAATTCCTCGGGGGACAAAGGAGAGGACGAGGGCAATGTGATCCACTACGACAGCACCGCCATCGAGAGGCTGCTCGACCGAAGCCAGGACGCCACAGACGACACGGATGTGCAGAACATGAACGAGTACCTCAGCTCCTTCAAAGTGGCCCAGTACATGGTCCGAGAGGAGGACAAG ATTGAAGAGATCGAGCGGGAGATCATCAAGCAGGAGGAGAACGTGGATCCCGACTACTGGGAGAAATTGTTGCGGCATCACTACGAGCAGCAGCAAGAGGACCTGGCGAGCAAACTGGGAAAAGGCAAACGGAACCGCAAGCCTGTCAACTACAACGATGCCGCGCAGGAAGATCAAG AGTGGCACGCGGACATTTCAGACAACCAGTCGGAATACTCTGTGGGCTCcgaagaggaggatgaggactTTGACGACCGGCCAGAAG GTCGCAGACAATCACGTCGCCAGCTGAGAAATGAGAAGGACaaacctcttcctcctcttctggcCAGAGTGGGAGGCAACCTTGAG GTTCTTGGCTTCAATACACGCCAGAGGAAGGCTTTCCTGAATGCGGTGATGCGTTGGGGGATGCCATCTCAGGATGCTTTCTCCTCTCAGTGGCTGGTTCGAGACCTCAGAGGCAAGACTGAGAAGGAATTTAA AGCGTACGTGTCTCTCTTTATGCGCCACTTGTGCGAGCCTGTGGCCGACGGGGCTGAGACGTTCGCCGATGGTGTCCCGAGGGAGGGTTTGTGTCGCCAGCCGGTGCTGACTCGCATTGGCGTCATGTCGCTCGTTAAGAAGAAG ATTCAGGAGTTCGAGCACATCAACGGGCGGTGGAGTCTTCCAGAACTCAAGCCTGAGGTCAGCGTGGACAAATCATCCTCCTCCAGGGCGTCATCTCCGACCGTAAAGACGACAACACCGACCCCGACCGACGCCAGTTCCAACAACACACCTTGCACCTCCAAACCAG CAACACCTGCTCCGACAGACAAGCCTGAAAAGAACGGGAAGGAGGCAGaaaaggaggagaaggaagatGGCGAGGCCCAGACGGATAGAGACGGAGTTAAAGAGAAAGATGAGGGCAAAGATGAGGATGCAAACAAGTCTGAAGAGGGCGAAGAG CTTTCCTCGTCACAGACTGCATCACCTGATCCAAAAAGAGAGGCCAACGAGGAGGCAAACTCGAATgaagaggagaagaaagaaACAAGTGGCAGCCCGACAGATGAGCGGAGTACGCAAGAGAAGAACGCAGCCGAGTCCAAACAAACCATCAAACCAGAAGAGCGCTCCAAAGACGGAAAAGCAG ACGGAGAGAAAGCCGACGAGAAGCGGGAAAAAGACACGGAAAAGCCCGACAGAACGCTGTCGCAAGGAGCTGATGTTACTGACGCCAAGAAAG AAGATGTGAAAAGTGACAAGGATGCTGGGAAAGAAATCAAAGAAGCAAAAGTGGACGTCGCCCAGGGTAACGGGAAGACGCCCGCTGAGCGACCTCGCTTCATGTTTAACATCGCTGACGGCGGCTTCACTG AGCTGCATACTCTCTGGCAGAACGAGGAGCGCGCCGCCATCTCCTCAGGAAAGATGAGCGAGATCTGGCATCGCCGACATGATTTCTGGCTCCTAGCGGGAATCGTCAT CCATGGCTACGCTCGGTGGCAGGACATCCAGAATGATCCACAGTTTGCCATCGTCAACGAGCCGTTCAAGTCGCAGGCCAACAAAGGCAACTTCCTGGAGATGAAGAACAAGTTCCTGGCTCGACGCTTCAAG CTGCTGGAGCAGGCACTCGTCATCGAGGAGCAGCTGCGCCGGGCGGCCTACCTAAACATGACGCAGGACCCCAGCCACCCGGCCATGGCGCTCAACGCTCGCTTTGCTGAGGTAGAGTGTCTGGCCGAGTCGCACCAGCACCTCAGCAAGGAGTCCCTGGCAGGCAATAAACCAGCCAATGCTGTTC